A single window of Marinobacter sp. LA51 DNA harbors:
- a CDS encoding universal stress protein produces MYSKILVPVDLAHTEKLSKALNTAVDIAKHYNAAVCYVTVTNTTPGAAAHNPKELADKLQVFAEEQGKSHGLRTSSEVLATPDTAVELDHKLLDAIKDTGADLIVMASHAPGVGDRLHILHSNAGNIVKHSDISVFVVR; encoded by the coding sequence ATGTACAGCAAGATTCTGGTGCCCGTTGATCTGGCACATACCGAGAAGCTCTCGAAAGCATTGAACACAGCCGTCGATATTGCCAAGCACTACAATGCCGCCGTCTGCTACGTCACCGTAACCAACACTACTCCCGGTGCCGCGGCGCACAATCCCAAGGAACTCGCCGATAAACTTCAGGTTTTTGCCGAAGAACAGGGTAAATCCCATGGCCTGCGCACCAGCAGTGAAGTGCTGGCGACACCCGACACCGCCGTAGAGCTCGACCACAAACTCCTTGACGCCATCAAGGATACCGGCGCCGATCTCATCGTTATGGCCTCACACGCCCCCGGAGTGGGAGACCGCCTGCATATCCTCCATTCCAACGCTGGCAACATTGTGAAGCACAGCGATATTTCAGTGTTTGTGGTGCGCTGA
- a CDS encoding cold-shock protein → MSTVTGNVKFFNEAKGFGFITREGGPDVFVHYSAIQGGGFKTLAEGQEVEFTVTQGQKGPQAENVVAL, encoded by the coding sequence ATGTCTACAGTTACCGGCAACGTTAAGTTCTTCAACGAAGCGAAAGGTTTTGGTTTCATCACTCGTGAAGGCGGCCCGGACGTATTCGTTCACTACAGCGCTATTCAAGGCGGTGGTTTCAAGACTCTGGCCGAAGGCCAAGAAGTTGAGTTCACCGTGACTCAGGGCCAGAAAGGTCCTCAGGCGGAGAACGTTGTTGCTCTGTAA
- a CDS encoding DUF1631 family protein, whose translation MISARRVKSTKLLQDALLVCPALNPCGCVVSRIEVEGDTALLYISQLTSPAVISRFASGDPGKVDLHILGSGGLDSRLHLRGILRASAGKTLVLTAKPSASVLANLNAPHEVIGRRYVLADKASMDGLKRLYQQHAIHLLERLLPDFLDTAGKMIEQELENAAEMREITRLKDMRFIFASRQPQICQDFEARFTGNNTKISDNRGEQGQGAELHVLQQQAFEDWLDLQTVAARLAGEQSDILFALHQLLNQIFRKDITESNNPLTPGALCTCLQYAIDRLGIANEHRHTIYSAFESSLREVWAPSMRALIDDCAHNGLNTIGFAQLPPNWSARGASSVETERAADTAEDDTEFDTDEHFAPSQPDHHQAHTPDQSLFRLMGLAHGGDADLVGWQQSSPQFCADLKPRRSDLLEKLQTSQPELSQALRELAEADPDFGNSVDEPTLAKASLVDQLFAPLQTQQRISGGLRDKLEQLKLPVFEALLDTPEFLNDEDHPAREILNDLMRLCLAERASTKNLETTVSGIIEDLINAENLDSEQLQLLNGKLKTLVERQDQSFVRNSERLAKTLEGKERLKKTRNLVQQELNTIVGGQEIPTVLLTLLAAGWEQLMVLALLREGPGSHYYGELLEVVKLLKSWLTPDSLDAPDDELAFERELESANVLRFIDRELRTVGDIARFQSLMTELTGQLQRQKSITTAYLEVYGEKPKPEPEPSEAKTDRWAKRARELTVGDWVEITLDSGETRKLRLVWGGEDVLRFVFLSPTGMSEISFDFQEFVQKLRLGTASLIEEGDIPFVDQSLFNMVQDVYRRLNFEATHDALTKCMRRHDFEKLVSAVLARGAIADGNGALVVLDIDEFSVINSTYGAKAGDKLLEATGALVQKHCASHQPEPHAGRISGNEFAILIDGTAIEESLDFAEHLRQAFEDQEFTHDDAAYKATLSVSVCPITDTAESSAGDLLNSASLSLKSVKRLGGNRVELVKSSSTLAKPETPQWVSEIDRSINDGSLFIRAQPIVPLIDTVTGGKSYELLLGLTDSAGNQISPQAYIEAAEKFRRSTRVDLWVVQEVLAWMNGNPDILEGIDTLNVNLSGASLSDDRFMLDLEALLRANRNLTPKICFEVTETSAVANLHYAADFMRELKRLDCRFALDDFGTGLSSYAYLQKLPVDYVKIDGIFVKDMATNLTNYAMVRSINELCHFLDLKTIAEYVENMEIMETLREVQVDYAQGFGIARPCRLDSLTAEIRTSTGLCL comes from the coding sequence ATGATCTCAGCCCGAAGGGTAAAAAGTACGAAGCTCCTGCAGGATGCACTTCTCGTCTGCCCGGCACTGAATCCCTGTGGTTGCGTTGTCTCTCGCATTGAGGTGGAGGGCGACACGGCTCTGCTCTATATCAGTCAACTGACCTCCCCTGCAGTGATCAGCCGCTTTGCCTCGGGCGATCCTGGCAAGGTTGATTTGCACATCCTTGGAAGCGGCGGCCTGGATTCCCGGCTGCATTTAAGGGGCATTCTGCGCGCCAGCGCGGGTAAAACGCTTGTTCTGACGGCCAAGCCCTCCGCCAGCGTGCTTGCCAACCTCAACGCGCCGCATGAGGTAATAGGTCGGCGATATGTGCTTGCGGACAAGGCCTCAATGGATGGCCTGAAACGTCTTTACCAGCAACACGCCATACACCTGCTTGAGCGATTGCTGCCCGACTTCCTGGATACCGCCGGGAAAATGATCGAGCAAGAACTCGAAAATGCCGCGGAGATGCGGGAAATCACCCGTCTAAAGGACATGCGGTTTATTTTTGCCAGCCGCCAGCCCCAGATCTGCCAGGATTTCGAGGCGAGATTCACTGGCAACAACACGAAAATATCCGACAACCGTGGCGAGCAGGGACAAGGGGCGGAACTTCACGTCCTTCAACAGCAAGCATTCGAGGACTGGCTGGACCTTCAGACCGTTGCCGCGCGACTGGCGGGCGAGCAATCCGACATCCTGTTTGCTCTGCACCAACTACTGAATCAGATCTTCCGTAAGGACATTACCGAGTCCAACAATCCACTTACTCCTGGCGCCCTGTGCACGTGCCTGCAGTACGCAATCGATCGTCTGGGCATCGCCAACGAACACCGCCACACCATCTATTCCGCATTCGAATCGTCGCTGCGGGAGGTGTGGGCGCCCTCTATGAGAGCCCTCATAGATGACTGCGCCCACAACGGATTAAATACCATCGGCTTTGCACAACTGCCACCAAACTGGTCGGCACGGGGAGCCAGCAGTGTCGAGACCGAACGGGCGGCGGACACGGCCGAAGACGACACCGAGTTTGATACCGACGAACATTTTGCCCCCTCGCAACCCGATCACCATCAAGCCCACACCCCGGACCAGTCGCTGTTCCGGCTGATGGGACTTGCACACGGAGGCGATGCCGATCTGGTCGGCTGGCAGCAATCAAGCCCTCAGTTCTGCGCCGACCTAAAACCGAGACGGTCTGACTTGCTTGAGAAACTGCAGACCTCACAACCAGAGCTCAGCCAGGCCCTAAGGGAGCTGGCAGAGGCGGATCCGGATTTTGGCAACTCGGTTGATGAGCCGACGCTGGCAAAGGCCAGCCTTGTGGATCAGCTGTTCGCGCCACTGCAAACCCAGCAGCGAATTTCGGGCGGATTGCGGGACAAGTTGGAGCAGTTGAAGCTCCCGGTTTTTGAGGCATTGCTCGATACCCCCGAGTTCCTCAATGACGAGGACCATCCCGCGCGCGAAATCCTGAACGACCTCATGCGACTGTGTCTGGCTGAACGCGCGTCCACCAAAAATCTGGAGACCACCGTCTCCGGCATCATTGAAGACCTCATCAACGCCGAGAACCTGGATTCCGAACAGCTCCAGCTTCTTAACGGCAAGCTCAAAACCCTGGTTGAGCGGCAGGACCAGTCCTTCGTGAGGAATTCCGAACGGCTCGCCAAGACACTGGAAGGTAAAGAGCGGCTCAAAAAGACCCGCAATCTGGTACAGCAGGAACTCAATACCATTGTCGGCGGCCAGGAGATTCCAACGGTACTGCTGACATTACTTGCGGCCGGGTGGGAACAGCTGATGGTGCTCGCACTCCTGCGGGAGGGCCCGGGCAGTCATTACTACGGTGAGTTGCTGGAAGTTGTGAAGCTCCTGAAGAGCTGGCTCACCCCGGACTCTCTGGATGCACCAGATGATGAGCTGGCATTCGAGCGGGAGCTGGAGAGCGCCAATGTTCTGAGGTTCATTGACCGAGAGCTTCGTACCGTTGGCGACATTGCGCGTTTCCAGTCATTGATGACTGAGCTAACCGGACAACTTCAGCGACAGAAAAGCATCACCACCGCATACCTGGAGGTTTATGGCGAAAAGCCGAAACCCGAGCCGGAGCCGTCCGAAGCAAAGACTGACCGCTGGGCCAAACGGGCTCGTGAACTGACCGTCGGCGACTGGGTCGAGATCACACTGGACTCCGGCGAAACCCGCAAACTACGACTGGTGTGGGGCGGTGAAGATGTGCTGCGCTTTGTTTTCCTGTCGCCCACGGGCATGAGTGAAATCAGCTTTGATTTTCAGGAGTTTGTGCAAAAGCTGCGCCTGGGAACCGCGTCCCTGATTGAAGAAGGCGATATTCCCTTTGTCGACCAGAGCCTGTTCAACATGGTTCAGGACGTTTATCGCCGGCTCAATTTCGAGGCAACGCACGACGCCCTGACTAAATGCATGCGTCGCCATGACTTCGAAAAACTGGTGTCCGCGGTGCTAGCCCGAGGTGCGATCGCTGATGGTAACGGGGCACTTGTGGTTCTCGATATCGACGAGTTCAGCGTCATTAACTCTACCTACGGCGCCAAGGCCGGTGACAAACTGCTTGAGGCCACAGGCGCGTTGGTACAGAAACACTGTGCGTCGCATCAACCGGAGCCCCATGCTGGCCGAATCAGCGGCAACGAATTTGCCATCCTGATCGATGGCACGGCCATTGAGGAGAGCCTGGATTTTGCCGAGCACCTACGCCAGGCGTTCGAGGATCAGGAATTCACCCATGACGACGCTGCGTATAAGGCAACCCTGAGTGTGAGCGTGTGCCCTATTACAGATACCGCAGAGTCGTCGGCTGGAGACCTGCTGAACTCAGCCAGTCTGTCACTGAAATCAGTGAAACGGTTGGGTGGAAACCGAGTGGAACTGGTCAAGAGCTCGAGTACGCTGGCCAAACCGGAGACACCGCAATGGGTATCCGAAATCGATCGCAGCATCAACGACGGCAGCCTGTTCATTCGCGCCCAGCCGATTGTGCCGTTGATTGATACGGTAACGGGCGGCAAATCCTACGAGCTTCTCCTTGGGCTCACGGACTCAGCCGGAAACCAGATCTCGCCGCAGGCGTATATCGAAGCGGCCGAGAAATTCCGGCGCAGTACCCGGGTGGATCTGTGGGTGGTGCAGGAAGTACTCGCTTGGATGAACGGCAACCCAGACATTCTGGAAGGGATTGATACGCTCAACGTCAACCTGTCCGGCGCGTCGCTCAGTGACGACCGGTTCATGCTGGACCTGGAAGCACTACTGAGGGCCAATCGAAACCTGACCCCGAAAATCTGCTTTGAAGTGACGGAGACTTCTGCTGTCGCCAACCTGCACTACGCCGCCGACTTCATGCGCGAACTGAAGCGCCTGGACTGTCGGTTTGCATTGGATGATTTTGGCACCGGCCTTTCATCCTATGCCTACCTGCAGAAGCTGCCGGTTGATTACGTGAAGATCGACGGCATCTTTGTGAAGGACATGGCGACCAATCTCACCAACTACGCCATGGTGCGGTCGATTAACGAGCTTTGTCATTTTCTCGATCTGAAAACAATCGCCGAATACGTGGAAAACATGGAGATCATGGAAACCCTGCGGGAGGTACAGGTGGATTACGCCCAGGGCTTTGGTATCGCCAGACCCTGCCGGCTGGACAGCCTGACCGCGGAGATTCGCACGTCCACGGGTTTATGCTTATGA
- a CDS encoding antibiotic biosynthesis monooxygenase family protein, with protein MKFIFEVRMKDGHASEEYAEAWVRASEIIQQAPGARGTELHRKIGDPDTMIAIARWDSKEARDAMESKHNSSVAEIIRSVAPFVEITPLGEFEEPEWVVQPPSEGH; from the coding sequence ATGAAGTTTATTTTCGAGGTCCGCATGAAAGATGGGCACGCGTCGGAGGAATACGCTGAGGCTTGGGTACGAGCCAGCGAAATCATCCAGCAGGCCCCTGGTGCCCGGGGCACTGAACTGCACCGCAAGATTGGCGATCCCGATACCATGATCGCAATCGCTCGCTGGGACAGTAAAGAGGCCAGAGATGCCATGGAGTCGAAACATAATTCCAGCGTAGCTGAGATTATTCGAAGCGTCGCACCGTTCGTGGAAATCACGCCGCTGGGTGAGTTTGAGGAGCCTGAGTGGGTGGTTCAGCCTCCGAGTGAAGGCCATTAA
- a CDS encoding mechanosensitive ion channel family protein produces the protein MLESVEAGLRAWLVPALSAAVSVLLAYIGFRLALGLFHRLTRRKAVPRLFLDASARALGFVVCLLVLNGVLEAAPSDLRFLPEFQHLATLLLILSVTWALVRCTSAIGEVIVTLNPVLENEWKRARKVETQTRFLVRGLNILIVILGLGAALMTFESVQHVGGSLLASAGVGGIILGFAARPVLGNLLAGMQIALTQPFRIDDVLNVQGEWCWVEEVTATYVVLRVWDLRRLIVPLQWFIENPFQNWSRNAADLLGTVFLRVDYTMPLFPLREEFARLLRQAPQWDGKTETVQVTDSDDTTIQVRFLMSAPDSSQTWDLRCAVREGLITFMQENYPEYLPRIRARMLDPEQPGELSPPPR, from the coding sequence ATGTTGGAATCCGTAGAAGCAGGCTTGCGTGCCTGGCTGGTACCTGCGCTATCGGCCGCGGTGTCTGTGCTGCTTGCTTACATTGGATTCCGCCTGGCGCTCGGTTTGTTTCACCGACTCACCCGGCGCAAGGCGGTTCCCCGGCTCTTTCTCGATGCCTCGGCCCGGGCTCTGGGTTTTGTGGTCTGCCTGCTCGTGCTCAATGGCGTGCTGGAAGCGGCACCCTCCGACCTGCGCTTCCTGCCTGAGTTCCAGCACCTCGCAACTCTGCTGTTGATCCTGTCTGTCACCTGGGCCCTGGTGCGCTGTACCTCGGCCATCGGCGAGGTCATCGTCACCCTCAATCCGGTCCTCGAAAATGAATGGAAACGGGCCAGGAAAGTAGAGACCCAAACCCGGTTCCTGGTTCGGGGCCTGAATATCCTGATTGTGATTCTCGGCCTGGGTGCCGCCCTTATGACCTTTGAGTCAGTGCAGCACGTGGGCGGCAGTCTGCTGGCGTCAGCCGGTGTCGGCGGTATCATTCTGGGGTTTGCTGCCCGCCCGGTGCTGGGCAACCTGTTGGCGGGGATGCAGATTGCGCTGACCCAACCCTTCCGGATTGACGATGTGCTGAACGTTCAGGGCGAGTGGTGCTGGGTTGAGGAAGTGACTGCAACTTATGTGGTGTTGAGAGTCTGGGATCTGCGACGGTTGATCGTGCCGTTGCAGTGGTTCATCGAAAACCCGTTCCAGAACTGGTCAAGAAACGCCGCCGATCTGCTGGGCACCGTGTTCCTCCGGGTGGATTACACCATGCCGTTGTTTCCGTTGCGGGAAGAGTTTGCCCGCCTTTTAAGGCAAGCGCCCCAGTGGGATGGCAAGACTGAAACCGTTCAGGTGACTGATTCCGACGACACTACTATCCAGGTCCGGTTTCTGATGAGTGCGCCCGACTCCAGTCAGACCTGGGACTTGCGCTGCGCTGTGCGCGAGGGGCTGATTACCTTCATGCAGGAGAACTACCCCGAATACCTGCCCAGGATTCGGGCCCGCATGCTGGATCCTGAACAGCCCGGGGAGTTGTCACCGCCGCCACGGTGA
- a CDS encoding pirin family protein yields the protein MTQRFQARIGEVGGIPVARNLPTRGRRQIGAWCFLDHIGPVTFDESEMGLRVGPHPHIGLQTFTWMIEGELLHRDSLGTSQPIRPGEVNLMTAGNGISHTEESVFGERSLHAAQLWIALPEAERDTTPRFDHYPTLPRWQNQGATWTLLTGQYESRTADTLQYSPIMALDIDCELPQSIRLTLEPGFEYGLLPLTGTCDIEGERFEADELAYLGANLNTLTIDCTAGTRLLLIGGEPLEKDVVMWWNYVGYSQQEIVQAEQDWEARSSRFGEIPQWHGERLEGPRSPWRR from the coding sequence ATGACACAACGTTTTCAGGCCCGAATCGGGGAAGTCGGCGGCATTCCAGTTGCCCGGAATCTTCCCACTCGCGGGCGCCGACAAATAGGCGCCTGGTGTTTCCTGGACCACATCGGTCCAGTCACGTTTGATGAGTCCGAGATGGGGTTACGGGTAGGCCCCCACCCCCACATCGGCTTGCAGACCTTTACCTGGATGATTGAAGGCGAGCTGCTGCACCGGGACAGTCTGGGCACCAGCCAGCCCATCCGCCCGGGTGAAGTTAATTTGATGACCGCCGGTAACGGCATCAGCCACACCGAAGAATCCGTGTTTGGCGAGCGCTCGCTGCATGCGGCGCAATTGTGGATTGCGCTCCCGGAAGCAGAACGCGACACCACGCCACGTTTTGATCATTACCCCACCCTGCCCCGCTGGCAGAACCAGGGAGCGACGTGGACCCTGCTAACCGGGCAGTACGAATCCAGAACCGCCGACACGCTTCAGTACTCACCTATCATGGCCCTGGACATCGATTGTGAACTGCCCCAGAGCATCAGGCTTACCCTGGAGCCCGGTTTCGAATACGGCCTCCTGCCTTTGACCGGAACCTGCGACATTGAAGGTGAGCGCTTTGAAGCCGATGAACTGGCCTACCTCGGAGCCAACCTCAACACCCTGACCATCGACTGCACGGCGGGCACTCGCCTGCTGTTGATCGGTGGTGAGCCGTTAGAGAAGGACGTCGTCATGTGGTGGAATTATGTGGGTTACTCCCAACAGGAAATCGTTCAGGCCGAGCAGGACTGGGAAGCCCGCAGCTCACGCTTTGGCGAGATTCCCCAGTGGCACGGCGAACGCCTGGAAGGGCCACGCTCACCGTGGCGGCGGTGA
- a CDS encoding crotonase/enoyl-CoA hydratase family protein: MSDLATYESFNVEVKNQVAHVQFSRPEALNSMNKAFWLELPKCMQDIEANSDARVIVISSTGKHFSAGMDLGVFSDPKAVPMSGDPGRMAENLRRVVLQLQDTLTSLEKIRLPVLAAIHGGCIGGALDLVCAADSRYCTEDAYFTIKETELGMTADVGTLQRLPKLMPEGVVRELAYTGRKFSAQEAQGLGFVNATYENQDAMLDAVMAIAGQIAANSPLAVTGCKEMLNYSRDHSVEDSLRYMATWQAGMFRPGDMMKTFQAKAQKHMPEYDDLLPMKGLFES, encoded by the coding sequence TTGTCTGATCTTGCCACTTATGAAAGTTTCAACGTTGAAGTAAAGAATCAAGTTGCCCACGTTCAGTTCAGTCGCCCGGAAGCGCTGAATTCCATGAACAAGGCATTCTGGCTGGAACTGCCGAAGTGCATGCAGGATATCGAAGCGAATTCCGACGCGCGGGTCATCGTGATTTCCAGCACTGGCAAACACTTCTCTGCCGGGATGGACCTGGGCGTGTTCAGCGACCCGAAGGCGGTGCCCATGAGCGGTGATCCCGGCCGCATGGCGGAGAATCTGCGCCGAGTCGTATTGCAGTTGCAGGACACCCTGACGTCGCTGGAGAAGATCAGACTGCCCGTGCTGGCGGCCATCCACGGTGGCTGTATTGGCGGTGCCCTGGACCTGGTCTGTGCCGCCGACAGTCGTTACTGCACTGAGGACGCGTATTTCACCATCAAGGAAACCGAGCTGGGAATGACGGCCGATGTCGGTACCTTGCAACGCCTGCCGAAGCTGATGCCCGAGGGCGTGGTGCGTGAGCTGGCCTACACCGGTCGTAAGTTTTCTGCCCAGGAAGCGCAGGGCCTCGGTTTTGTGAATGCCACCTACGAGAACCAGGACGCCATGCTGGATGCCGTCATGGCGATCGCCGGCCAGATTGCCGCCAACTCGCCGCTGGCGGTTACCGGCTGTAAAGAGATGCTCAACTACAGCCGTGACCATTCCGTGGAGGACAGTCTTCGTTACATGGCAACCTGGCAGGCGGGAATGTTCCGCCCGGGCGATATGATGAAAACCTTCCAGGCCAAGGCCCAGAAGCATATGCCGGAATACGATGACCTGCTGCCGATGAAGGGCCTGTTCGAGTCCTGA
- a CDS encoding CPBP family intramembrane glutamic endopeptidase, translated as MSARTALLFQGGIGVVGLIAIALFDIPVQNSGLSWAQSLGWGCLGALGTYGLLVLLTRVPGLFPDNLERQMRNLHDFAASFGWPTLVALSIVAGVGEELLFRGAVQGWLTQSMGAVAAIAVASVLFGLVHYVSFTYFLVATGLGLLLGIAYALSDSLALVMIWHAIYDVIALFCLLRFPHWFGVKPRPHQ; from the coding sequence ATGTCCGCTCGGACCGCTCTGTTGTTTCAGGGCGGAATTGGCGTGGTTGGCTTGATCGCCATTGCGCTGTTCGACATCCCGGTGCAGAACAGTGGCCTGTCCTGGGCGCAGAGCCTGGGCTGGGGCTGTCTTGGTGCGTTGGGCACCTATGGATTGCTGGTTCTGCTGACCCGCGTGCCCGGGCTTTTCCCGGATAACCTCGAGCGCCAAATGCGCAACCTGCACGACTTTGCGGCCAGTTTTGGCTGGCCGACGCTGGTTGCGCTGTCTATTGTCGCTGGGGTTGGCGAGGAGCTGCTGTTTAGGGGGGCGGTGCAGGGCTGGCTGACACAGAGTATGGGAGCCGTCGCGGCTATTGCCGTTGCCTCGGTGCTGTTTGGCCTGGTGCACTACGTTTCGTTTACCTATTTCCTGGTCGCAACGGGGCTTGGGCTGCTGCTGGGTATTGCCTACGCGCTGTCAGACAGCCTGGCCCTGGTCATGATCTGGCACGCCATCTACGACGTGATTGCACTGTTCTGCCTGCTTCGTTTCCCACACTGGTTTGGCGTTAAACCCCGCCCTCATCAGTGA
- a CDS encoding DUF2721 domain-containing protein, whose translation MDLTTPALLFPAISLLLLAYTNRFLVLAQLIRQLKQMDTEEDHSLIARQISMLRQRITLTKRMQAFGVLSFFLCTVSMFLLFLGSELPGVIAFGISLVLLSMSLLYSLYEIQISTNAINVELANFEARKGTAGKESGH comes from the coding sequence GTGGACCTGACAACACCTGCATTGCTGTTTCCAGCCATTTCGCTCTTGCTGCTGGCCTACACCAACCGTTTTCTGGTGCTCGCCCAGCTGATTCGGCAGCTGAAACAGATGGACACCGAGGAGGACCATTCCCTCATCGCCCGACAGATCAGCATGCTGCGTCAACGCATTACCCTGACCAAGCGAATGCAGGCCTTTGGGGTGCTCAGCTTTTTCCTGTGCACCGTGTCCATGTTCCTGTTGTTTCTGGGCTCCGAGCTGCCGGGTGTTATTGCCTTTGGCATCAGCCTGGTGCTGTTGTCCATGTCGCTGCTGTACTCGCTCTACGAGATACAGATATCCACCAACGCCATCAACGTTGAACTGGCCAATTTTGAAGCGCGCAAAGGCACTGCGGGGAAAGAAAGCGGTCACTGA